A single window of Aphidius gifuensis isolate YNYX2018 linkage group LG1, ASM1490517v1, whole genome shotgun sequence DNA harbors:
- the LOC122860833 gene encoding protein angel homolog 2 isoform X2, translating into MALSCHQSTTDDIDKSKQILHMSEIPTKYLLRGNLKKCSSTPKAFYSTFEKLLKSKNSSKRDSKKNKMEPILELCLSKNDSSRQNNYVSNNNIPSNHYVMSKKKYNEIRQWKTIEKGTSFNADTDFALRLLSYNILAQNLLETHSYLYKNHNYRALDWKHRKFLIQQEILNANANVICIQEMQVEHCQEFLVPLRKQGFDYLYKKRTNDTKDGLLMLYRPSQLKLEDYSLAEFHQTNSDILNRDNVGIVAKFSLRESPDTHIVISTTHLLYNPKRNDVRLAQTQLLFAEIERVAFIENTVNGPKYHPILLCGDFNLVPQSGVYKFITDGSFKYAGKGRSLDDISHHKLTNQLIPSHLRVTDNCEHFDLLKKRISHDNNDRYSRPVNDIDRNTSSYQNIELTKGKFAKFSSGTLSHPHKLTSVYKHKNDNGEFEATTHQDEWITVDYIFYSQVEVLDRYTLPTVSECEKLSFIPNFIVGSDHVCLGATFKLKKKNFDKKIQYLTS; encoded by the exons ATGGCATTATCGTGTCATCAAAGTACAACTGATGACATTGATAAATCCAAACAA attcTTCATATGTCGGAAATACCAACGAAGTATTTACTTCGTGGTAATTTGAAAAAGTGTTCATCAACACCAAAAgctttttattcaacatttgaaaaattattgaaatctaaaaattcaagtaaacgtgattctaaaaaaaataaaatggagcCAATATTAGAATTGTGTTTATCgaaaaatgattcatcaagacaaaataattatgttagtaataataatataccatCAAATCACTATgtaatgagtaaaaaaaagtacaatgaAATAAGACAATggaaaacaattgaaaaag gaacatCGTTCAATGCTGACACTGATTTTGCACTACGTTTATTGTCATACAATATTCTTGCTCAAAATTTATTGGAAACACATTCGTATCTTtacaaaaatcataattacaGGGCACTTGATTGGAAACacagaaaatttttgatacaaCAAGAAATTCTCAATGCAAATGCAAAc GTAATATGTATTCAAGAAATGCAAGTGGAGCATTGTCAAGAATTTTTAGTGCCATTGAGAAAACAAGGTTttgattatttgtataaaaaacgTACTAATGATACAAAAGATGGTTTATTGATGCTTTATCGTCCAAGTCAACTTAAGCTGGAAGATTATTCACTTGCTGAATTTCATCAAACAAATAGTGATATATTAAATCGTGATAATGTTGGAATTGTtgctaaattttcattaagaGAAAGTCCAGATACACATATTGTTATTTCAACAACACATTTATTGTATAATCCAAAACGAAATGATGTTAGACTTGCAcaaacacaattattatttgctgAAATTGAAAGAGTTGCTTTTATCGAAAATACTGT aaatGGTCCAAAGTATCATCCAATTTTGCTTTGTGGTGATTTTAATCTTGTGCCACAATCAGgtgtatacaaatttataactgATGGATCATTTAAATATGCTGGTAAAGGACGTAGTCTTGATGATATATCTCAtcataaattaacaaatcaaTTGATACCATCACATTTACGAGTAACTGACAATTGTGaacattttgatttattaaaaaaaagaatatcacatgataataatgatagataTTCAAGACCAGTTAATGATATTGATAGAAATACATCAAGCtatcaaaatattgaattgaCAAAAGGtaaatttgcaaaattttCATCTGGCACATTATCACATCCACACAAATTGACAAGTgtttataaacacaaaaatgATAATGGTGAATTTGAAGCAACAACACATCAAGATGAATGGATAActgttgattatatattttattcacaaGTTGAAGTTCTTGATCGTTATACATTACCAACTGTATCTGAatgtgaaaaattatcatttattccaaattttattgttggaaGTGATCATGTTTGTCTTGGTGCAAcatttaaacttaaaaaaaaaaattttgataaaaaaatacaatatttaacatcttga
- the LOC122860833 gene encoding protein angel homolog 2 isoform X1, translated as MNSTKKLLLTVYHQQSVVFRNLHIAKLNKEFKILHMSEIPTKYLLRGNLKKCSSTPKAFYSTFEKLLKSKNSSKRDSKKNKMEPILELCLSKNDSSRQNNYVSNNNIPSNHYVMSKKKYNEIRQWKTIEKGTSFNADTDFALRLLSYNILAQNLLETHSYLYKNHNYRALDWKHRKFLIQQEILNANANVICIQEMQVEHCQEFLVPLRKQGFDYLYKKRTNDTKDGLLMLYRPSQLKLEDYSLAEFHQTNSDILNRDNVGIVAKFSLRESPDTHIVISTTHLLYNPKRNDVRLAQTQLLFAEIERVAFIENTVNGPKYHPILLCGDFNLVPQSGVYKFITDGSFKYAGKGRSLDDISHHKLTNQLIPSHLRVTDNCEHFDLLKKRISHDNNDRYSRPVNDIDRNTSSYQNIELTKGKFAKFSSGTLSHPHKLTSVYKHKNDNGEFEATTHQDEWITVDYIFYSQVEVLDRYTLPTVSECEKLSFIPNFIVGSDHVCLGATFKLKKKNFDKKIQYLTS; from the exons atgaactcaacaaaaaaattattgttaactgtttatcatcaacaaagtGTCGTTTTTCGTAACTTGCATATTGCAAAATTAAACAAGGAATTTaag attcTTCATATGTCGGAAATACCAACGAAGTATTTACTTCGTGGTAATTTGAAAAAGTGTTCATCAACACCAAAAgctttttattcaacatttgaaaaattattgaaatctaaaaattcaagtaaacgtgattctaaaaaaaataaaatggagcCAATATTAGAATTGTGTTTATCgaaaaatgattcatcaagacaaaataattatgttagtaataataatataccatCAAATCACTATgtaatgagtaaaaaaaagtacaatgaAATAAGACAATggaaaacaattgaaaaag gaacatCGTTCAATGCTGACACTGATTTTGCACTACGTTTATTGTCATACAATATTCTTGCTCAAAATTTATTGGAAACACATTCGTATCTTtacaaaaatcataattacaGGGCACTTGATTGGAAACacagaaaatttttgatacaaCAAGAAATTCTCAATGCAAATGCAAAc GTAATATGTATTCAAGAAATGCAAGTGGAGCATTGTCAAGAATTTTTAGTGCCATTGAGAAAACAAGGTTttgattatttgtataaaaaacgTACTAATGATACAAAAGATGGTTTATTGATGCTTTATCGTCCAAGTCAACTTAAGCTGGAAGATTATTCACTTGCTGAATTTCATCAAACAAATAGTGATATATTAAATCGTGATAATGTTGGAATTGTtgctaaattttcattaagaGAAAGTCCAGATACACATATTGTTATTTCAACAACACATTTATTGTATAATCCAAAACGAAATGATGTTAGACTTGCAcaaacacaattattatttgctgAAATTGAAAGAGTTGCTTTTATCGAAAATACTGT aaatGGTCCAAAGTATCATCCAATTTTGCTTTGTGGTGATTTTAATCTTGTGCCACAATCAGgtgtatacaaatttataactgATGGATCATTTAAATATGCTGGTAAAGGACGTAGTCTTGATGATATATCTCAtcataaattaacaaatcaaTTGATACCATCACATTTACGAGTAACTGACAATTGTGaacattttgatttattaaaaaaaagaatatcacatgataataatgatagataTTCAAGACCAGTTAATGATATTGATAGAAATACATCAAGCtatcaaaatattgaattgaCAAAAGGtaaatttgcaaaattttCATCTGGCACATTATCACATCCACACAAATTGACAAGTgtttataaacacaaaaatgATAATGGTGAATTTGAAGCAACAACACATCAAGATGAATGGATAActgttgattatatattttattcacaaGTTGAAGTTCTTGATCGTTATACATTACCAACTGTATCTGAatgtgaaaaattatcatttattccaaattttattgttggaaGTGATCATGTTTGTCTTGGTGCAAcatttaaacttaaaaaaaaaaattttgataaaaaaatacaatatttaacatcttga
- the LOC122860833 gene encoding protein angel homolog 2 isoform X3 has translation MSEIPTKYLLRGNLKKCSSTPKAFYSTFEKLLKSKNSSKRDSKKNKMEPILELCLSKNDSSRQNNYVSNNNIPSNHYVMSKKKYNEIRQWKTIEKGTSFNADTDFALRLLSYNILAQNLLETHSYLYKNHNYRALDWKHRKFLIQQEILNANANVICIQEMQVEHCQEFLVPLRKQGFDYLYKKRTNDTKDGLLMLYRPSQLKLEDYSLAEFHQTNSDILNRDNVGIVAKFSLRESPDTHIVISTTHLLYNPKRNDVRLAQTQLLFAEIERVAFIENTVNGPKYHPILLCGDFNLVPQSGVYKFITDGSFKYAGKGRSLDDISHHKLTNQLIPSHLRVTDNCEHFDLLKKRISHDNNDRYSRPVNDIDRNTSSYQNIELTKGKFAKFSSGTLSHPHKLTSVYKHKNDNGEFEATTHQDEWITVDYIFYSQVEVLDRYTLPTVSECEKLSFIPNFIVGSDHVCLGATFKLKKKNFDKKIQYLTS, from the exons ATGTCGGAAATACCAACGAAGTATTTACTTCGTGGTAATTTGAAAAAGTGTTCATCAACACCAAAAgctttttattcaacatttgaaaaattattgaaatctaaaaattcaagtaaacgtgattctaaaaaaaataaaatggagcCAATATTAGAATTGTGTTTATCgaaaaatgattcatcaagacaaaataattatgttagtaataataatataccatCAAATCACTATgtaatgagtaaaaaaaagtacaatgaAATAAGACAATggaaaacaattgaaaaag gaacatCGTTCAATGCTGACACTGATTTTGCACTACGTTTATTGTCATACAATATTCTTGCTCAAAATTTATTGGAAACACATTCGTATCTTtacaaaaatcataattacaGGGCACTTGATTGGAAACacagaaaatttttgatacaaCAAGAAATTCTCAATGCAAATGCAAAc GTAATATGTATTCAAGAAATGCAAGTGGAGCATTGTCAAGAATTTTTAGTGCCATTGAGAAAACAAGGTTttgattatttgtataaaaaacgTACTAATGATACAAAAGATGGTTTATTGATGCTTTATCGTCCAAGTCAACTTAAGCTGGAAGATTATTCACTTGCTGAATTTCATCAAACAAATAGTGATATATTAAATCGTGATAATGTTGGAATTGTtgctaaattttcattaagaGAAAGTCCAGATACACATATTGTTATTTCAACAACACATTTATTGTATAATCCAAAACGAAATGATGTTAGACTTGCAcaaacacaattattatttgctgAAATTGAAAGAGTTGCTTTTATCGAAAATACTGT aaatGGTCCAAAGTATCATCCAATTTTGCTTTGTGGTGATTTTAATCTTGTGCCACAATCAGgtgtatacaaatttataactgATGGATCATTTAAATATGCTGGTAAAGGACGTAGTCTTGATGATATATCTCAtcataaattaacaaatcaaTTGATACCATCACATTTACGAGTAACTGACAATTGTGaacattttgatttattaaaaaaaagaatatcacatgataataatgatagataTTCAAGACCAGTTAATGATATTGATAGAAATACATCAAGCtatcaaaatattgaattgaCAAAAGGtaaatttgcaaaattttCATCTGGCACATTATCACATCCACACAAATTGACAAGTgtttataaacacaaaaatgATAATGGTGAATTTGAAGCAACAACACATCAAGATGAATGGATAActgttgattatatattttattcacaaGTTGAAGTTCTTGATCGTTATACATTACCAACTGTATCTGAatgtgaaaaattatcatttattccaaattttattgttggaaGTGATCATGTTTGTCTTGGTGCAAcatttaaacttaaaaaaaaaaattttgataaaaaaatacaatatttaacatcttga
- the LOC122860835 gene encoding ectonucleoside triphosphate diphosphohydrolase 5 isoform X2, producing the protein MQYTPIKTDDDWSSELATRQKKSQNQFGQKPIIIFIFLGILFLGYLIIASDLKTSNISGSIDSIATSFNLQKPFYAVVIDAGSTGSRVLAFTFHKSLINGELILDKELFNEIKPGLSNFADNPNDAIIGLNELINKAKNVIPKSEQSKTPLTMKATAGLRLLRIDKANNLLDECKKFFNTTGFLVNNSSVSIMDGVDEGIFAWFTVNFLFNHLTPDNTKNTVAVLDLGGGSTQVTYTPDNNDIDKFQKNHLHTIYALNNNMTIYTHSHLGMGLMASRKSILIDYNFVNVNDNDDGIIEVRSECINPIIKTQWSYAGKKYLVMGPINATHKLIKAHTYAGIDENVPVVKFDECVKVVKQHIDTIKERPIGLKKHDIYLVSYYFDRAAEAGLIHHSDGGIISLGDFHRATIDACNYPNVEQPFACLDMTFIYILLNDCFGLDSSTKLNLYKKYKGHELSWALGAAFNLLQNDF; encoded by the exons ATGCAATACACACCT aTCAAAACTGATGATGACTGGTCATCAGAATTGGCAACacgtcaaaaaaaatcacaaaatcaATTTGGCCAAAAaccgataataatatttatatttttgggtATATTATTTCTCGGCTATTTAATAATAGCTAGTGACctaaaaacatcaaatataaGTGGTTCAATTGACAGTATAGcaacatcatttaatttacaaaagcCATTTTATGCTGTTGTTATTGATGCCGGTTCAACTGGTTCACGTGTACTTGCATTTACATTtcataaatcattaataaatggtGAATTAATTCTCGATAAAgaattattcaatgaaataaaaccAGGATTAAGTAATTTTGCTGATAATCCAAATGATGCAATTATTggattaaatgaattaattaataaagcaAAAAATGTTATACCAAAATCAGAACAATCAAAAACACCATTAACAATGAAAGCAACTGCTGGATTGAGATTATTACGTATTGATaaagcaaataatttattagatgaatgtaaaaaattttttaatacaactggttttcttgttaataattcatcagtaTCAATAATGGATGGTGTTGATGAAGGAATATTTGCTTGGTttactgttaattttttatttaatcatttaacaCCAGATAACACTAAAAATACTGTTGCTGTTTTGGATCTTGGTGGTGGTTCAACACAAGTAACATATACACCAgataataatgacattgataaatttcaaaaaaatcatttacatACAATATATgcactaaataataatatgactaTTTATACACATAGCCATTTAGGTATGGGATTAATGGCATCaagaaaatcaatattaattgattataattttgttaatgttaatgataatgatgatggtaTCATTGAAGTACGATCAGAATGTATTAATCCAATTATTAAAACTCAATGGAGTTATGctggtaaaaaatatttagttatGGGACCAATTAATGCAacacataaattaataaaagcacATACATATGCTGGTATTGATGAAAATGTACCAGttgttaaatttgatgaatGTGTTAAAGTTGTTAAACAACATATTGATACTATTAAAGAAAGACCAATTGGTCTTAAAAAACATGACATTTATCTTGTGTCTTATTATTTTGATCGTGCTGctgag gcAGGATTGATTCATCATTCTGATGGGGGAATTATAAGTCTTGGAGATTTTCATAGAGCCACAATTGATGCATGCAATTATCCAAATGTTGAACAACCATTTGCATGTTTAGatatgacatttatttatattttattgaatgattGTTTTGGACttgattcatcaacaaaattaaat ctttataaaaaatacaagggCCATGAATTAAGCTGGGCACTTGGTGCTGCTTTCAATTTActacaaaatgatttttaa
- the LOC122860835 gene encoding ectonucleoside triphosphate diphosphohydrolase 5 isoform X1, with amino-acid sequence MMEVRHRKIKTDDDWSSELATRQKKSQNQFGQKPIIIFIFLGILFLGYLIIASDLKTSNISGSIDSIATSFNLQKPFYAVVIDAGSTGSRVLAFTFHKSLINGELILDKELFNEIKPGLSNFADNPNDAIIGLNELINKAKNVIPKSEQSKTPLTMKATAGLRLLRIDKANNLLDECKKFFNTTGFLVNNSSVSIMDGVDEGIFAWFTVNFLFNHLTPDNTKNTVAVLDLGGGSTQVTYTPDNNDIDKFQKNHLHTIYALNNNMTIYTHSHLGMGLMASRKSILIDYNFVNVNDNDDGIIEVRSECINPIIKTQWSYAGKKYLVMGPINATHKLIKAHTYAGIDENVPVVKFDECVKVVKQHIDTIKERPIGLKKHDIYLVSYYFDRAAEAGLIHHSDGGIISLGDFHRATIDACNYPNVEQPFACLDMTFIYILLNDCFGLDSSTKLNLYKKYKGHELSWALGAAFNLLQNDF; translated from the exons atgatGGAAGTTAGACATCGAAAG aTCAAAACTGATGATGACTGGTCATCAGAATTGGCAACacgtcaaaaaaaatcacaaaatcaATTTGGCCAAAAaccgataataatatttatatttttgggtATATTATTTCTCGGCTATTTAATAATAGCTAGTGACctaaaaacatcaaatataaGTGGTTCAATTGACAGTATAGcaacatcatttaatttacaaaagcCATTTTATGCTGTTGTTATTGATGCCGGTTCAACTGGTTCACGTGTACTTGCATTTACATTtcataaatcattaataaatggtGAATTAATTCTCGATAAAgaattattcaatgaaataaaaccAGGATTAAGTAATTTTGCTGATAATCCAAATGATGCAATTATTggattaaatgaattaattaataaagcaAAAAATGTTATACCAAAATCAGAACAATCAAAAACACCATTAACAATGAAAGCAACTGCTGGATTGAGATTATTACGTATTGATaaagcaaataatttattagatgaatgtaaaaaattttttaatacaactggttttcttgttaataattcatcagtaTCAATAATGGATGGTGTTGATGAAGGAATATTTGCTTGGTttactgttaattttttatttaatcatttaacaCCAGATAACACTAAAAATACTGTTGCTGTTTTGGATCTTGGTGGTGGTTCAACACAAGTAACATATACACCAgataataatgacattgataaatttcaaaaaaatcatttacatACAATATATgcactaaataataatatgactaTTTATACACATAGCCATTTAGGTATGGGATTAATGGCATCaagaaaatcaatattaattgattataattttgttaatgttaatgataatgatgatggtaTCATTGAAGTACGATCAGAATGTATTAATCCAATTATTAAAACTCAATGGAGTTATGctggtaaaaaatatttagttatGGGACCAATTAATGCAacacataaattaataaaagcacATACATATGCTGGTATTGATGAAAATGTACCAGttgttaaatttgatgaatGTGTTAAAGTTGTTAAACAACATATTGATACTATTAAAGAAAGACCAATTGGTCTTAAAAAACATGACATTTATCTTGTGTCTTATTATTTTGATCGTGCTGctgag gcAGGATTGATTCATCATTCTGATGGGGGAATTATAAGTCTTGGAGATTTTCATAGAGCCACAATTGATGCATGCAATTATCCAAATGTTGAACAACCATTTGCATGTTTAGatatgacatttatttatattttattgaatgattGTTTTGGACttgattcatcaacaaaattaaat ctttataaaaaatacaagggCCATGAATTAAGCTGGGCACTTGGTGCTGCTTTCAATTTActacaaaatgatttttaa
- the LOC122860837 gene encoding mitochondrial 2-oxodicarboxylate carrier — MENKKEMSFLKQAAVQSLAGGGAGFIEVCIMHPMDIVKTRFQLQVKTTINNPLYYNGIRDCMIKIYKNEGFGAFWKGILPPILAETPKRAVKFFTFEQYKKIFLFGSSTPTPLTYSLAGLCAGITEGILVNPFEVVKVRLQSNREKMKNTPSTFSVTKEIINKHGIGLNGLNKGLSTTIIRNGIFNCFYFGFYHSVKGFIPVNSDPLLEFLTKVGLGFIAGTTASCLNIPFDVAKSRIQGPQNDVKYSGTIQTMIIVYKREGPMALYKGLLPKILRLGPGGAIMLVVYDYTYGYLSKKFNE, encoded by the exons atggaaaacaaaaaagaaatgagttttttaaaacaagCAGCTGTTCAAAGTTTAGCTGGAGGTGGAGCTGGATTTATTGAAGTTTGTATAATGCATCCAATGGATATTGTCAAGACGAGATTTCAATTACAagttaaaacaacaattaacaatCCACTTTACTACAATG gTATTCGTGATTgcatgattaaaatttataaaaatgaaggCTTTGGTGCATTTTGGAAAGGAATATTACCTCCAATTCTTGCTGAGACTCCAAAACGTGCTGtaaag tttttcacaTTTgaacagtataaaaaaatatttctatttggTTCAAGTACACCAACACCactg aCTTATTCACTTGCTGGTCTATGTGCTGGAATAACTGAAGGAATTTTAGTAAATCCATTTGAAGTTGTTAAAGTTAGATTGCAATCAAAtcgtgaaaaaatgaaaaacacaCCATCAACTTTTAGTGTGaccaaagaaataattaataaacatggTATTGGTTTGAATGGATTGAACAAAGGTCTATCAACGACAATCATTAGAAAtggaatatttaattgtttttattttggtttttatCATTCTGTTAAAGGATTTATACCAGTTAATAGTGATCCactacttgaatttttaacaaaa GTTGGCCTTGGTTTTATTGCTGGTACAACAGCATCATGTTTAAATATACCATTTGACGTCGCTAAAAGTCGAATTCAAGGTCCACAAAATGATGTAAAATATAGTGGTACAATAcaaacaatgattattgtttacAAAAGAGAAGG acctATGGCACTTTACAAAGGACTATTACCAAAAATACTTAGACTTGGACCTGGTGGTGCAATAATGCTTGTTGTTTATGATTATACATATGGATatctttcaaaaaaatttaatgaatga
- the LOC122860832 gene encoding BTB/POZ domain-containing protein 9-like: MSSHHHLNPPSGEVIHINHLSEDIGALYLSNDYSDVTLVVSEQKFNGHRVILASRSQYFRALLFGGLKESMQQEIELKGTTVPVFKELLKYIYTGHLSLSNQREETILDILGLAHQYGFVDLEMSISDYLKEILSIKNVCLIFDATRLYQLDRLTKVCHQYMDKHALEIIKHESFYQLSSNAINELVSRDSFYAPEIDIFLAMQSWVKANPDIDPNKVLGQVRLSLIAITDLLNLVRPTGLVSPEAILDAIAARTQTRDSELIYRGRLLVDENVAHPRYGAQVLQGEMRSYLLDGDTSNYDMERGYTRHVITESKDHGILIKLGTQSIINYVKILLWDRDLRSYSYYIEISIDQKDWVRVIDHSDYFCRSWQYLYFEPRVALYIRIVGTNNTVNKVFHVVSFEAYYTNHSENLLNGFVAPNVNVATMDKSASVIEGVCRSRNALLNGDTSNYDWDSGYTCHQLGSGSILVQLGQPYMIDSMKLLLWDCDDRSYSYYIEVSGNSWNWTRIADRSTESCRSWQTIKFSPARPVVFIRIVGTHNTANEVFHCVHFECPIRNDNDNDKKLSPIKKNKCLDAIALPPPPPIPSTAASATPGTTETATEAVNIDQDDNHSTGDSAVSVELQESK, encoded by the exons atgaGCTCacatcatcatttaaatcCTCCTTCTGGTGAGGTTATACATATTAATCATTTGTCTGAAGACATTGGtgcattatatttatcaaatgattattCTGATGTAACACTTGTTGTATcagaacaaaaatttaatggtCATCGTGTTATACTTGCATCAAGAAGTCAATATTTTCGTGCATTATTATTTGGTGGTTTAAAAGAATCAATGCAACaagaaattgaattaaaaggTACAACAGTACCTGTTTTTAAAGAGttacttaaatatatttatactggacatttatcattatcaaatcAACGTGAAgag acaATTCTTGATATATTAGGATTAGCACATCAATATGGTTTTGTTGATTTAGAAATGTCAATATCTGATTATCTCAAAGAAatattaagtattaaaaatgtatgtttaatatttgatgCAACACGTCTTTATCAACTGGACAGATTAACAAAAGTTTGTCATCAATATATGGATAAACATGCactagaaataataaaacatgaaagtttttatcaattaagtTCAAATGCAATTAATGAACTTGTATCAAGAGATTCATTTTATGCACctgaaattgatatttttttggcaatgCAATCATGGGTTAAAGCTAATCCTGATATTGATCCCAATAAAGTATTAG GACAAGTTAGATTGAGTTTAATTGCAATAACAGATTTGTTAAATTTGGTACGACCAACTGGTCTTGTATCACCTGAAGCAATTTTAGATGCAATTGCAGCACGTACACAAACAAGAGATTCAGAATTAATATATCGTGGACGTTTACttgttgatgaaaatgttGCACATCCACGTTATGGTGCACAAGTATTACAAGGTGAAATGAGAAGTTATTTACTTGATGGTGATACATCAAATTATGACATGGAAAGagg ttataCACGACATGTTATAACTGAATCAAAAGATCAtggtatattaattaaacttggCACACaaagtattataaattatgttaaaattttattgtggGATCGTGATTTACGATCATATTCGTACTACAtagaaatatcaattgatcaaAAAGATTGGGTGAGAGTTATTGATCATTCAGATTATTTTTGTCGAAGCTGGCAGTATCTTTATTTTGAGCCAAGAGTTGCTCTTTATATTCGTATTGTTGGTACAAATAATACCGTAaataag gTATTTCATGTTGTCAGTTTTGAAGCATATTATACAAATCAtagtgaaaatttattaaatggttTTGTTGCACCAAATGTTAATGTTGCAACAATGGATAAAAGTGCTAGTGTTATTGAGGGTGTTTGTCGTTCAAGAAATGCACTTTTAAATGGTGATACATCAAATTATGATTGGGACAGTGGTTATACATGTCATCAGCTTGGTTCTGGTTCAATTTTAGTACAACTTGGTCAACCATACATGATTGATTCAATGAA atTGTTATTGTGGGATTGTGATGATAGATCGTATTCTTATTACATTGAAGTATCTGGTAATTCTTGGAATTGGACTAGAATTGCTGATCGTTCAACTGAAAGTTGTCGTTCATggcaaacaattaaattttcaccaGCAAGACCAGTTGTGTTTATTAGAATTGTTGGTACACATAATACAGCTAATGAAGTATTTCATTGTGTACATTTTGAATGTCCAATacgtaatgataatgataatgataaaaaattatcaccaattaaaaaaaataaatgcttaGATGCTATTgcattaccaccaccaccaccaatacCATCAACAGCAGCATCAGCAACACCAGGAACAACTGAAACAGCAACTGAAGCTGTTAATATTGATCAAGATGATAATCATTCAACAGGTGATTCAGCTGTTTCTGTTGAGCTTCAAGAATCGAAATAA
- the LOC122860840 gene encoding 60S ribosomal protein L31-like produces the protein MAKTSEKKTKSAINEVVTREYTVNLHKRLHGIGFKKRAPRAIKEIKIFAEKQMLTPDVRIDTRLNKQLWSKGIRNVPFRVRVRLSRRRNDDEDSPNKLYTLVSYVPVGSFKGLQTENVDENLE, from the exons ATGGCTaaaacaagtgaaaaaaaaacaaaaagtgcCATCAATGAAGTTGTAACACGTGAATACACTGTTAATCTTCATAAACGTCTCCATGGTATTGGTTTTAAAAAACGTGCACCACGTGcaattaaagaaattaaaatatttgctgAAAAACAAATGTTGACACCAGATGTTAGAATTGATACAAGACTCAACAAACAATTATGGTCCAAGGGAATCAG aAATGTTCCATTTCGTGTTCGTGTACGTTTGAGCAGAAGAAGAAATGACGATGAAGATTCACCCAATAAATTGTACACTCTTGTCTCATATGTACCAGTTGGATCATTCAAAGGACTCCAAACTGAAAATGTCGATgaaaatcttgaataa